The Triticum aestivum cultivar Chinese Spring chromosome 5A, IWGSC CS RefSeq v2.1, whole genome shotgun sequence genomic sequence GCGACGGGCCCGGGCTTCAGGTCCTCGTTGAAGAGCGCGAATATGTACGTCTCGAACTTCCGCTTTGGCATGAGCGGTGTGCCTGACCCGGAGCTAACCGCACCGATGAGATATTTGTTGTATTCAGCTGCCTCGACCTGGCTCACGCCGATCTGCCCGTCCATCGCCTTAGTCGGCCACCCGGTCTCCCCAACGAGGATCTCCACGTCCTCAAACCCAAGTTTCTTCATTGCCGAGTACACCGAGTCAAGTTGTGCCACAAACATGCTCGTGTACGTGATACCCGTACCCGTGTCTAGCACGCCAGGGTTCGACCGCGCCAGTGCGTACGGTAGCGTGTCACCGTTGTACCCAAAGTACGGGTACGTGTTCACGATGAGTGGGGACTTGGTCTTCTGGAGAAATTGGAGCATCGGCGTGAAGATGGCAACATCCAAGACATCGCGAAACCGAGCCGCGGACGGCGGCTGGGCGTCAACCAGGATGCCGAGTGAGCTTGGCGTGGAAACTCGAATTTTGCTATAGCCAGCCGTGACGAGCGCAGCCTTGAGCGTCTGCATGGCGGGGACGAGGTTGCCGATGAGATTCTTGTCGGCCGTGTCCATGATCTCGTTGCCCACGGCGACGAGAGATATATCTGTGGCGGGGTAGTATGGCGCGATGTTGGTAGCGACCCATGCATCGGCGCCGTTCTGGGTGGCGAGGCCAGGGATGTCGCCATTGCTTGCTGTGACCATTACCGAGATGCCCGTGCCAGCGAAGGCCCGAATAATGTCCGGCTTGGTGTCAAACAGCTTTACACGGTCAATGTTTGTGCGGGTCACGAGGAATGCCGCAACCTTAGCCGGCGATGGAAGGTTGTCACCCTTGGTGCCGTAGTTGACACCGATCGCCATGCTGAACGGTGCTATGACGAGGAATATGCATATGACCACCTCCGCGCGGAGCATGCAACCATGCCtcggcggcggcgccatggtgagccgGTGTGTCGCTGGAGGATGGCCGGCCGGACACAAGCCAAGTAGGTGGTGACGAGAGGTGCCCGATATGAAGTTTGGGCTATTATTGAGGATCCTCTAATTATAGCTACCTATACTAGGAAGGTATGCATATGCACGGAGCCGATATCTTCAAACGCATGTGTGGGCTCCGATAGGGACGGCTAGCATCGCGAGCGCGGTAGGCAGCACATATAGATGTTGCCCCCGAAATGGAATCTTATGCGAGCGCAGCGCACCCACTCGGCCTAGGTCATATGACAAGAaggccctctcctctcctccctctTTGGATTATTACTAGGACTGGAATATATCATCACTATGGCATCAGGTTATGTATGCATGCACGCAGATGTGACAAAAACAATGATATTGATGCTTAACTTGCTACTTGAATTTACAATAGGTCTTCAATGGTTGGCTTGGCTTTGTGTTGATGAGATCCTTTGTTACTACAAAAAATATTGGACGAAGAAAGAACAAGAGGTGGGCCACCAGctagccacaaggatggagggcgcgcccccaaccttgtgggccccctggcaggccttcggtgtccATCTTTgtctatatggtgtgttttgacctgaaaaaaaatcaaaaggaagctttcgggacgaagcgccgccgtctcgaggcggaacctgggcataaccaatctagggcttcggctgAGCTATTCTACCAGGAAAACATCCCTTCAGGAgtggggaaatcgaagccatcgtcatcaccaacgatcctctcatcgagagggggtcaatctccatcaacatcttcaccagcaccatctcctctcaaaccatatttcatctcttgtattcgatcttggtcccaaaacctcagattggtacatgtgggttgctagtactgttgattactcttTATAGATTAtgatagttggtttattcgatggaagattattttttcaaatccttaatgataattaatactcgtCTGATCATGattatgaatatgttttgtgagtagttaagtttatttctgaggacatgagagaagtctttgtaagtaatcatgtgaatttggcattcgttcgatattttggtgagatgtatgttgtctttcctctagtggtgttatgtgaacgtccacTACATGACACTGCACTATTATTTGGgcttaggggaaggcattgggaagtaataagtagaggatgggttgctagagtgatagaagcttaaaccctagtttatgcgttgcttcgtaaggggctgatttggatccatatgtttcatgctatggttaggtttaccttaattcttctttcatagttgcggatgcttgcgagagaggttaatcataagcgggaggcttgtccaaggaagggcagcacccaagcaccggtgcacccacatatcaaattatcaaagtaacgaacgcgaatcatatgagcatgatgaaaactaacttgacaacaattcccatgtgtcctcgggagcgctttgctttatataacaGTTCGTTCAGACTttttctttgctacaaaaaggattggtccaccttgctgcaccttagttactttatttacttgttacccgttacaatttatcttattacaaaactatatgttaccgagaatttcagtgcttgcagagaataccttgctgaaaaccacttgtcatttccttctactcctcgttgggttcaacgcTCTTACTtagcgaaaggactacgatagatcccctatacttgtgggtcatcaacgtccATCGGGCCCATCATTTCCACCATGGACCTCACGTTTATCGGTGACGGACAGGTCATGAACTCCTACGaagatgagtagggcatgggaggtggcagggGCATTGTGTCCCAAGTGGGCTTGTCtttctcccatgttctactctttctCGTCGGAGACCACagcttcacttcacgggtcttgtcACCGTCGTTCATCACTCACGAAGATGGATGGAAGAGATGGTCGCGGGAAGGGAACAATAATGACTTGGACGACGGATGCCGCCGTAGTCTAGGTCTAGGCCTGCCCCCCTCATCGGAATCATTGGTTGTCTAGCTCCCACATCTGTATCTGCAGGTTGGTCTACTTTATCCGTGGACGAGTGCGGGAGGAAAATTTGGTGGTGAGCATTGGAGATTCCCTTTCCCTTTCCCGACCCACAAACCCGCCACAACCATCCGGACGTGGAAGCCATCTAACACGGTCATGAATCGGTATGCGGCGCGGTACGACCGTGTTTTCTCCGGCAAACTAAAGACAAAcatggggggtgtcggtgtcaaaaccggcggatcttgggtagggggtcccgaacaatgcgtctaggccggatggtaacaggaggcaagggacacgaagttttacccaggtttgggccctcccgatggaggtaaaaccctacgtcctgcttgattaatattgatgatatgggtagtacaagagtagatctaccacgagatcggagaggctaaaccctagaagctagcctatggtatgattgttgatgtgtatcttgtcctacgaactaaagacctccggtttatatagacaccggatagggttagggttacatagagtcagttacaatggtacgagatctgcatatccgtatcgccaagcttgccttccacgccaaggaaaatccctcccggacacgggacgaagtcttcaatcttgtatcttcatagttcaggagtccggctgaaggtatagtccggctatccgaacaccccctaatccaggactccctcagtagcccctgaaccaggcttcaatgacgacgagtccggcgcgcagattgtcttcgacattgcaaggcgggttcctcctccaagtacttcatagaagattttgaacacatagatagtgtctggctctgcaaaataagtttccacatattgccgtagggagaataatatttacacaaatctaatctgctgacgtattccgtagcatgacacaccacggccaagcctttatccgagtcgtttcattatcccacctcagcgcgtcatgcgaggcggtttccttggcacgtcttgttaaagcagagatcgtgtccccttatcccgggattctcatcaatacgggcgtgggtaacccaaccgcaccattgattacggcgcttggagataagcgagttttaccaggctggtgggaacatgtagttgcgtccatccatataaggggataaggatccaccttttcacctacgccttcttcctccttcacctatccattcttgcacactcgagctccagcgcccaagtccgcactccccacctcaaccttctccacccatgtccagagcgggaggcaagtggatggtctcctccatcatggagggacatatcaaaaagctgaggaaggccggatacctgtctaacgacatcccgtaccggcttcccgaaaaggggcagctcatccccacccctaggccccatgagagggtggtgttcctcccccatttcctccgcggattgggcttccctctccacccatttgtctgggggctcttgttctactacggcctggatttccatgatctggccccgaactttgtcctcaacatctcggcgtttatcgtcgtgtgtgaggctttcctccgcatctgcccccatttcggcctatggctcaagactttcaatgtcaagccgaaggtggtgcgcggcaaccaggcggagtgcggaggcgccatggtgggcaagatggccaacgtcctatggctcgaggctcctttgtggagaccctgaaggggtggcaatcggggtggttttagatcaccgagccgcgcaacaccgAATGGGTCGCatcccccgagtttcgatccggaccccctacgcggctcacctcctggaaggagacgggcctgtcgtggggttaaaaaaggagagctgaccgaactccaaacatgcgtccaaaccctagtggacaagaagctcaaacttgtcaacgtagtccaggttatggtcatccgcttgatcctcccgtgtcaacaacgggctttcaacctgtgggagtttgacccggcgcggcaccaaactttgagcaggctcttcgacacgacatacgaagatgcctagaaggtgcttttcaagagcgccgaggctcccgcatccgctaccgaggatcgcggattcagtgcgcagcgtcacgctcttgcggtaagctgttttttccttttactgggtatcagtttttcatagtttgactccatgtgggatctaagatcccttacctttgacaggattggcaggtgacgtccggacagatcaactgtctggctcctttgcccgaaggcccagcggacgctcgcttggcgaagctgctggttccggcaccctatgtggtgctagaggagaaggccgcgaaaaaggacacggggactcaaaagagtgcccggcgccaggaggtgtcggatccatcatccgacggttccgaggtgcattcctcccgtgaagacgaggaggaagaagaagagacctctccccctccagcgggaggagagaagaaaaggaaggccaccctctctggggaggccggagggtccaagaaggggaaaacccttcctccggattactgcaccgacgccgacgacggcggagaggagtggctgccagggccaagcccctagcaaaaTTGTAAGTATctagataccagagtaattcatagtattcatttattgcacagctttcccttacgtcgagcggctcactggactcgtcggatgtgaactcgcttccgacggcttcctccccccgccctacggatgacaccaaagtgttgtcccaacaggttccaagccgggaggaggtggtcctagaggtgccgcaaggcgacctcccggactccaggagtaaaggggatgaaaccccccagggctccaagtccggctctaggccggacactgctccggaaccttcaaaggttccagagtccggcgggcgacctccttccaagaggagctagCCCACTGTGCCGgcgacccccgtccaaccggaggcgccggacaatctgttggaggcactccaaggcgcctccatcgacgaggggcaccgcactattatgagtgcggtgatccagaaggttcagtccggcaagagcggactgactgaagcttgtactagacttttaacaggctttgaggtaagtaagaatgtgtaaataatattaccgcatagacagtagcccctaatgctctgtttggcgttcgggaagaaaagccgaatagaggatcaaataaaattcgcaggagtctaacgaAAAGGAGtcgatatgcgtatgcaggcttctctgtgtgcgtccaccgcactgactacggaagtggacacgctaaagtagaacctcgagcggtccgagcaagagctcgggcgtgccaagaagcagctcgaggacaatgaaggtaagaaataccttgtttaaatatatatatataaaggtgcaattccaaaaaatgacaggattatcgtggctattgtaggggccacgtctgaggtggtgacccttaagcaagcgctggtcgaggccgagaagagggcggccatggagcacaccgagcgggagaagtatgaggccgaggttggcaaggtgcggcaagagctccaggctctcatggaaaagcatgagagtttggagcttgactcaaagacgcgagcgtccgagctcgcggtgactattgaaaatgccaagtctgctaaggccgaatcccagaagacgttccaagagttggatgaggtgaagaagatagcggcgggtaaggcattctttatgcaaagcaaacacataaatgtgagttacttgttacttacccgaattcggagctctctaggagcgttcacagatcttccccggagtgtgtccgatgccgccgcattctatcgagccgaggagggcagctcgacagagaaggtgttctggtctcagtatgctgaggccggacaccccgtgcccctgagcgaccagctgaagcaactggtcgagctccacaaggcggccgaacaggccatgaagggcctcatagttcggctgtggcctggaggggctctgcctgggagctattttgggctagtgcggtggctggtggaggcctgtccaaggctcgaagtcatcaagcgctccgtctgcattgaaggtgcccgtagggcccttacccgtgctaaggtgcactagggcaagctggatgctgagaagcttgtgaaggacgggccaccgccagggaaagagcatcgcaagcccgagaattactataaggatgttcaaaatggtgcctgccttgtggcggatgaatgttcttgggatgtaatttttgagtgaaacttgctcgttttttcctatgcgctgaaaacttcttcacatgcgctaagcaatgctggtggaatttaaaatattaccttctgtgcggctgtttatcaattctgagagatggcgagtcgtcatcTTCTACCctcgtgccgctagtgctggggtgttcggggataaacctgagcgctctttttcccatgtttgggtccttcgagggaggcgctcagcccaacgaacaaggcaatcggactataatgcgtgaacactctcacttagccatagaattctataattttaaattttggcgaagcccctggtattcagaagaccgagttcggggcgctatccacgccttggccagacaaagccggctcctcaccctaagcggcataagtctttagggactcgaaaaacctctcgaacagtgaccagctctcgcttcatcatgacagttagttttagctttctccactgaggtgctcgacccagctcaactggggaacaatcgcagtggttctcctagtgctaccttagccgatatagcagaacgtaaggcaccaaaacataggagccgggcaaacccaactattgacccaagacatgattcagagccaatgcatataatgctataagttcggggtgtcgcacttgttaaagtgtttggacttctcacaccatattgaggggtactaaagcccctggtgtatttttgccgtaccaacgtgtacgggtgcaacatgtcgttaaggaacatataaagaaaaaaggtattgcaaaaatagacaaaagctatgcattgtttattaaaaagggctgcgatcaaagcagaacgatacaaataatgcgataagttaaaggttggactagttaacatgtccgttccaggggcaagctgcggaatagtatgcggaacatgtatactgctcatgatagagaccacctaggagtttcatagtgcggcgtggcttgtctacttccctggttcttgcatcgtttgtgcggcaattgaactgccgaacaggcattccgaaggatggagtcctaaaagtaagagaaaattaaaaggtcggcagcccctggtacggtttaagccgtgtttcgggcgtgccttgatggtgcccctccccctgtacccatggtatctctagagcatagttgtgtacgcgaagtactggcgtcttctttttgcgagggttgggggtggggccgcattgctacgcctgctcgggtcGTGCCAGGCAGTCctattgtaggttactccgggcccgcttgacggtgttcggtcgtttagtggccgcactggagaactgcctggagaggttgctttgtacttccgctgcaagggccaccgtgtgctcctctgttcggagggagcattcggtgtttccattgaccgtaattactcctcgagggcctgacatcttgagcttaaggtatgcgtagtgcggtaccgcattgaacttggcgaatgcggttcgcctgagcagtgcgtgataaccactgcggaacgggactatgtcgaagattaactcctcgcttcggaaattatccggagatccgaagaccacttcaagtgtgactgagcctgtacagttggcctctacacctggtattacacctttaaagatcattttggtgggcttaatcctcgagggatctatgcccattttccgcattgtatcctggtaaagcaggtttaggctgctaccgccgtccataaggactctagtgagatgaaatccgtcaataattgggtctagaaccaatgcggcgaatccgccatgacggatgctagtgggatggtcccttcaatcgatggtgatcgggcaggaggaccatgggttgaactttggggcgactggctctaccgcgtatacgtcccttaacatgcgcttccgctcccttttggggatgtgggttgcgtatatcatgttcatcgtccgcacttgtgggggaaaactcttctgtccactgttgttcggcggccagggctcctcgtcgatatcgctatgcagccccttgtcttcattttcggcgtttaacttgcctgcctgcttgaacacccaacaatccctattggtgtgattggccggcttttcgggggtgccatgtatctggcacaagcggtcgagtattcggtccaaactggacgggcccctaggattccttttgaatggctttttccgctgaccggatttagagcctctgaatccggcattaactgccgtatcctcagcgttgtcgccgttaatgcggcgcttctacttgttgcaacgcgacctgccactactatcTCTGGTATCCGAATTatcagggttcttggtcatattgttgctacgagcaagccagctgtcttctctcgtgcaaaagcgggtcatgagtgtcgtgagtgctgccatagatttcggcttttcctgtccaaggtgccgggccagccacttgtcacggatattgtgcttgaaggctactagggcctcagcgtccggacagtcgactatttaatttttctttgttaggaaccgtgtccagaattgcctggccgattcctctggctgctgaattacgtgatttaggtcatcggtgtctgggggtcgcacataagtgccctggaaattgtcgaggaatgcgtcttccaggtcctcccaacaactgattgatcctattggcaagctattaagccaatgccgagctggtcctttaagcttgagtgggaggtatttgatggcgtggaaatcatcaccgtgggccatgtggatatgaaggagataatcctcgatccataccgtaggatctattgtgccatcatatgattcgctatttacgggtttaaaaccctcggggatttgatgatccattatttcgtctgtgaagcatagtgggtgtgcggcgcctctgtactgggctatatcatgacgtagctccgatgagctttgtctactgtgtttggccctgccgaatttgtggccggcgtgacggttaccatctcgagccgtggggcgcccccgcgatccgtagatcgatcttgtttgccttgccttgtcctccaacatatctcgtaagtccagcgcatattcccgtgccttggtacggggtgcggcttgagtggagggccgagaggcctctctatcgcggccgcgaggtggtcggtcggccgcatcaggtgcttcctcctctaatcggggtagcaacctgcgcttcgggtagctcttggaggggcattcgagtttatgctcttcggctgcaaggacttcagtccatctgtcgacaagcaaatcttgatcagctcggagctgttgctgtttttcattgaggcttcttgccatggccataagcctgcgttgaaaacgctcttgcttgacgggatcctctggcacgacgaattcgtcgtcgtcgaggcttgcctcgtcttcggagggaggcatataattatcgtcctcgacctctctgtctgccgctctctcacgagggctggtttctccatcctcctgtgctaattcttgctggagggggttttctttggcactttccggagtattattatctcccgtgctggaatcacggtatttgttttggcgggattttgagcggcgccgctgatgccggcgcttaggctattttttggaggggtcatcctccgctgttccatcgccatctccttcttttggggtgtccaccatgaatatgtcatatgacgaggtggctttccagggcctgataggcgctggttcttcatcgtctccttcatcggcgtccataccgtcgatgtcttcggggtcgaagtcgagcatgtcggttaagtcgtcgacagtggctacaaagtgggtggtgggtgggctttgaaattcttcatcgtccgaatcccaaccttgctgaccgtagtccggccagggctctcttgataaagagagagacttcagtgtcttcaggatatcaccgaaaggcgagtgctgaaagatgtccgcggtagtcaactccatgatcggtgcccaatcggattcgatcgccaggggcgcggggggttcggagtccggagataagtccgactccttggagtcacgagtcttgcatagtacggggctggtgttcggctcaatcgccgttgagatcgcaacccccgaggtggcgtccaaccgcccatcctcgatcagcgcagttggctccgaattaagggtcgaagctgatgcgggtgcgacctccagggcattgttcggcggcagagctagatcatgctcgtcggggcagtgcggcgcgctcggtagtggctcgaatccgtcgaagatcaagtcctctcggatgtcaaccgtgtagtttaaacttccaaatctgacctgatggccaggggtgtagctttcgatctgctccagacggccaagtgaattggcccgcagtgcgaagccaccgaagacgaagatctgtccggggaggaaggtctcaccctggactgcatcgctattgatgatcgtaggagccatcgagcctgacggcgacggcatagaggaactctcaatgaaatcaccaatgtcggtgtcaaaaccggcggatctcgggtagggggtcccgaactgtgcgtctaggccggatggtaacaggaggcaagggacacgaagttttacccaggttcgggccctctcgatggaggtaaaaccctgcgtcctgcttgattaatcttgatgatatgggtagtacaagagtagatctaccacgagatcggagaggctaaaccctagaagctagcctatggtatgattgttgatgtgtatcttgtcctatgaactaaaaccctccggtttatatagacaccggatagggttagggttacatagagtcggttacaatggtaggagatctacatatccgtatcgccaagcttgccttccacgccaaggaaagtccctcccggacacgggacgaagtcttcaatcttgtatcttcatagtctaggagtccggctgaaggtatattccg encodes the following:
- the LOC123107559 gene encoding glucan endo-1,3-beta-glucosidase-like isoform X2, whose protein sequence is MAPPPRHGCMLRAEVVICIFLVIAPFSMAIGVNYGTKGDNLPSPAKVAAFLVTRTNIDRVKLFDTKPDIIRAFAGTGISVMVTASNGDIPGLATQNGADAWVATNIAPYYPATDISLVAVGNEIMDTADKNLIGNLVPAMQTLKAALVTAGYSKIRVSTPSSLGILVDAQPPSAARFRDVLDVAIFTPMLQFLQKTKSPLIVNTYPYFGYNGDTLPYALARSNPGVLDTGTGITYTSMFVAQLDSVYSAMKKLGFEDVEILVGETGWPTKAMDGQIGVSQVEAAEYNKYLIGAVSSGSGTPLMPKRKFETYIFALFNEDLKPGPVAERNFGMFQPDFTPMYDIGIMKDPVKTAPAQASVAPVAPPKVAATPVAATAHALEAAAPTEANGSNSAKASAPASSTGNKSSPTEEAEGSDAQSSTKSEPSEAAAKSGDDEEGDSEKTKPKEESAMPPAAGAASEATSFLFPIPCILAVALCLTVHV
- the LOC123107559 gene encoding glucan endo-1,3-beta-glucosidase-like isoform X1, which translates into the protein MAPPPRHGCMLRAEVVICIFLVIAPFSMAIGVNYGTKGDNLPSPAKVAAFLVTRTNIDRVKLFDTKPDIIRAFAGTGISVMVTASNGDIPGLATQNGADAWVATNIAPYYPATDISLVAVGNEIMDTADKNLIGNLVPAMQTLKAALVTAGYSKIRVSTPSSLGILVDAQPPSAARFRDVLDVAIFTPMLQFLQKTKSPLIVNTYPYFGYNGDTLPYALARSNPGVLDTGTGITYTSMFVAQLDSVYSAMKKLGFEDVEILVGETGWPTKAMDGQIGVSQVEAAEYNKYLIGAVSSGSGTPLMPKRKFETYIFALFNEDLKPGPVAERNFGMFQPDFTPMYDIGIMKDPVKTAPAQASVAPVAPPKVAATPVAATAHALEAAAPTEANGSNSAKASAPASSTGNKSSPTEEAEGSDAQSSTKSEPSEAAAKVPTSTSIHAWMVLSISTTANWSLPLLNLARVVTTKKETVRKPNPRKKVQCRRRPELLRKPPAFFFLSLAYLQLRSV